One window from the genome of Rhodococcus sp. ABRD24 encodes:
- a CDS encoding glycosyltransferase, which produces MSDGTAVRSGPTLVSVIIAAHHALDLIDVQLTALAAQDYAGAFEVIVSDNAANDGLESHILRHPLRADLRLRYVDSSDRRGPAHARNTGVSIAGGDLLAFCDHDDRVHPSWLTEMVRVATRHDAVGGAIETVSINSPEVAAWRPIPDPTKLCEVPGYFPIAYGCTLAVWSDVFQSIGGYNENFDAGGEDKDISWRIQREGFTLGYAPDAVVAYRLRGTYRGLWSQMRSYGQSDAKLYAEHRRYGLPRPTVLVQLNLIAGIVLLNPLVPKRIRRIPVGHWVMHVAALWGRIRGSVQYRVFYI; this is translated from the coding sequence ATGTCTGACGGCACCGCAGTCCGCAGCGGACCGACACTCGTATCGGTCATCATCGCCGCACACCATGCGCTAGATCTCATCGACGTGCAGTTGACGGCCCTGGCCGCACAGGACTACGCCGGGGCATTCGAGGTGATCGTCAGTGACAATGCAGCGAACGACGGCCTCGAATCACATATTCTTCGGCACCCGCTTCGCGCGGACCTTCGCCTCAGATATGTCGACAGTTCGGACCGTAGGGGGCCGGCGCACGCCCGCAACACCGGCGTATCAATCGCGGGCGGCGACCTGCTGGCGTTCTGCGATCACGACGATCGTGTCCATCCGAGTTGGCTGACCGAAATGGTTCGCGTCGCAACGCGCCACGATGCGGTCGGCGGGGCAATCGAGACAGTTTCGATCAATTCACCTGAGGTGGCGGCCTGGCGTCCGATACCCGACCCCACCAAGCTGTGCGAGGTGCCCGGCTACTTCCCCATCGCGTACGGGTGCACGCTGGCCGTGTGGAGCGATGTGTTCCAGTCGATCGGGGGGTACAACGAGAACTTCGATGCCGGCGGCGAGGACAAGGACATTTCCTGGCGCATCCAGCGCGAAGGGTTCACGCTCGGCTACGCACCTGACGCGGTCGTCGCCTACCGCCTTCGTGGCACTTATCGTGGGCTCTGGTCACAGATGCGAAGCTACGGCCAGAGCGACGCAAAGCTCTACGCGGAACACCGGCGGTACGGTCTGCCACGCCCGACGGTGCTCGTCCAGTTGAATCTGATCGCAGGAATCGTCCTACTCAACCCGCTGGTGCCGAAGAGGATTCGACGCATTCCGGTCGGCCACTGGGTCATGCACGTGGCAGCATTGTGGGGCCGGATCCGAGGTAGCGTCCAGTATCGGGTCTTTTACATCTGA
- a CDS encoding ABC transporter permease, whose product MSTSQRPERGAITSHGAVRRGFPAVVVVLAVVSAWQVYVVASGIRAQVLPSPARVFEQGWAHRDDIGVQVWATLQVTLAGFAVSLAIAWVLAIAVDFSPWLRRAFVPLFVVSQTLPIIAIAPLMIIWFGFGLLPKVLVVALVTFFPMAIGLIEGFAAADREAGALLRSMGASRWQEFRYVRLPSALPRFFTALRIGVTYAVVGAVFAEYVGASAGLGIYMSIQKNSFRTDLVLAAVVVTAMISVALYLCTFAVERLVAPWARTGAAA is encoded by the coding sequence ATGAGTACCTCACAGCGCCCTGAGCGCGGAGCGATCACGTCCCACGGTGCCGTGCGTCGGGGGTTTCCCGCCGTCGTCGTCGTGCTCGCGGTCGTCTCGGCCTGGCAGGTCTATGTCGTGGCGAGCGGCATCCGCGCGCAGGTGCTGCCCTCGCCCGCAAGGGTTTTCGAGCAGGGGTGGGCACATCGGGACGACATCGGCGTCCAGGTATGGGCGACCCTGCAGGTGACGCTGGCAGGGTTCGCGGTCTCACTCGCCATCGCCTGGGTTCTCGCCATCGCGGTGGACTTCTCGCCCTGGCTCCGGAGGGCGTTCGTGCCGCTGTTCGTGGTTTCGCAGACGCTGCCGATCATCGCAATCGCACCGCTGATGATCATCTGGTTCGGCTTCGGACTGTTACCGAAGGTCCTCGTGGTGGCGCTGGTGACGTTCTTCCCGATGGCGATCGGACTCATCGAAGGCTTTGCCGCCGCCGACCGCGAGGCCGGCGCTCTATTGCGCAGCATGGGTGCATCGCGTTGGCAGGAGTTCCGGTACGTGCGGCTTCCCTCGGCGCTGCCGCGGTTCTTCACGGCGCTGCGGATCGGTGTCACCTACGCGGTGGTGGGCGCGGTGTTCGCCGAGTATGTCGGTGCGAGTGCCGGACTCGGTATCTACATGAGCATCCAGAAGAACTCGTTTCGCACCGACCTCGTACTCGCCGCGGTGGTGGTGACGGCCATGATCAGTGTGGCGCTGTACCTGTGCACGTTTGCTGTCGAGCGACTGGTGGCACCGTGGGCCCGGACAGGGGCAGCGGCATGA
- a CDS encoding glycosyltransferase yields the protein MSVIIPIYNARNLIDVQLTALADQDYKDDFEVIVSDNGSTDGLAEHLEDHPLHSVLKLRRVDSSDRQGAPHARNAGAAAAEGDFLAFCDADDRVHPGWLSALVTAGREHDAVSGPVETSTLNTPRVASWRPVQPPEQREETPGFLPFGLSGNLGLWRTAFETTGGFDESLTVGEDVDFTWRLQLAGLTLGHEPAAMVAYRLRDNYRALWRQSFAYGMAGPELYRHYRWYGLRPTKPLPLILFAVALVVRCPLVPTFISRLSTGGWIYYAAFAAGRIRGSLKYRVYFV from the coding sequence GTGTCGGTCATCATCCCGATCTACAACGCCCGCAACCTCATCGACGTTCAGCTGACCGCCCTCGCCGATCAGGACTACAAAGACGACTTCGAGGTAATCGTCAGTGACAACGGATCCACGGACGGGCTTGCGGAACACCTCGAGGACCACCCGCTCCACTCGGTCCTCAAACTGCGCCGAGTCGACTCATCGGACCGACAGGGCGCACCGCATGCCCGCAATGCCGGTGCCGCCGCAGCCGAGGGCGACTTCCTCGCATTCTGCGATGCTGACGACCGAGTTCACCCGGGATGGCTGTCCGCCTTGGTGACCGCCGGCCGCGAACACGACGCGGTGAGCGGCCCGGTGGAGACGTCGACACTGAACACACCGCGGGTGGCTTCGTGGCGTCCCGTGCAGCCTCCGGAGCAGCGCGAAGAGACTCCGGGATTTCTCCCGTTCGGGCTATCAGGGAATCTCGGGCTGTGGCGAACCGCATTCGAGACCACCGGCGGGTTCGACGAGTCCCTCACGGTCGGCGAAGATGTCGACTTCACGTGGCGCCTCCAGCTCGCCGGCCTCACCCTCGGCCACGAACCCGCCGCCATGGTGGCCTATCGACTCCGCGACAACTATCGTGCGCTCTGGCGGCAGTCGTTCGCATACGGCATGGCGGGGCCGGAGTTGTACCGCCACTACCGGTGGTACGGCCTGCGTCCCACCAAGCCCTTGCCCCTCATTCTGTTCGCGGTCGCGCTCGTCGTTCGGTGCCCACTCGTACCCACGTTCATCAGCAGGCTGTCCACCGGTGGGTGGATCTACTATGCAGCATTTGCCGCCGGCCGGATTCGGGGTAGCCTCAAATACCGTGTCTACTTCGTCTGA
- a CDS encoding uracil-DNA glycosylase yields the protein MTAQFLPHPGTGELFTSPVVPGSGWPGDPATVDTPVAHSCADVAAEAASATNLTELDARISLCRACPRLVDWREHAAVVKRRSFEGEPYWGRPVPGFGDSLPKLLIMGLAPAANGGNRTGRMFTGDQAGDWLFRGLHRAGLAAKGAADHAGDGQKLYGVRMISAVRCAPPANRPSVEERDCCAGWLDAELGHLLPWVRTVVALGAFGWDATLRAVRRSGGLVPTPKPKFGHGATAVVHTADDKPLNVIGCYHPSQQNTFTGKLTEKMLDEVLAQAKELAGLGWGCGGSGRR from the coding sequence ATGACCGCGCAGTTTCTGCCTCATCCCGGCACCGGAGAGCTGTTCACCTCGCCCGTCGTTCCGGGCAGCGGTTGGCCGGGCGATCCGGCGACTGTGGATACGCCCGTTGCGCATTCGTGCGCGGACGTAGCTGCTGAGGCTGCCTCCGCGACGAACTTGACCGAATTGGATGCGCGGATCAGCTTGTGCCGGGCGTGTCCGCGGCTGGTCGACTGGCGCGAGCATGCGGCCGTGGTGAAACGTCGTTCGTTCGAGGGCGAGCCGTACTGGGGACGTCCAGTGCCGGGATTCGGCGACAGCCTGCCGAAGCTACTGATCATGGGCTTGGCGCCGGCCGCGAACGGCGGCAACCGCACGGGGCGGATGTTCACCGGTGATCAGGCCGGGGACTGGCTGTTCCGGGGACTACACCGGGCGGGACTCGCCGCGAAGGGTGCCGCCGACCACGCCGGCGATGGCCAGAAGCTGTACGGCGTGCGGATGATCTCGGCGGTTCGGTGTGCGCCGCCGGCAAACAGGCCGAGCGTCGAGGAACGCGATTGCTGCGCCGGATGGCTGGACGCCGAGCTAGGCCATCTGCTCCCGTGGGTGCGGACAGTGGTGGCGCTGGGTGCCTTCGGCTGGGATGCGACGCTGCGTGCGGTGCGACGATCCGGAGGCCTGGTGCCGACACCGAAACCGAAGTTCGGACACGGCGCTACCGCAGTGGTGCATACCGCGGACGACAAGCCGCTCAACGTGATCGGCTGCTATCACCCCAGTCAGCAGAACACCTTTACCGGCAAGCTCACCGAGAAGATGCTCGACGAAGTCCTTGCCCAGGCCAAGGAACTCGCCGGACTCGGTTGGGGTTGCGGAGGGTCCGGACGTCGATAG
- a CDS encoding HNH endonuclease signature motif containing protein, producing the protein MFDRGILAGAADSDLSEVLIEHHARIAREEFREVEAVTTVYVTRCGEDARAGIGEARQGEFAHVEIAGILGLTEVTARSMIGLGCDLRWRLHRVSAEFAAGRIDRTKAYAVSAALANVSEDKLAEIERRLLDGAGRCSTTVLKQRARRLIARLDPEGARERRKWAVADRDVWVTADEDGTATVEGRVTAEGGRVLAMRLRSMALQVCAHDPRTPGQRRADSLVALAAGHERLDCSCGRGDCTAGRRATAGHCGTPGSVGSPASVGSPGAPGSGDSAAVGAGAVTVLVGVNASTLLGLDDLPGYLSGHGPIDADLARELAADATWKQVLTLTDSDRRALTAALSATGAATTATETATAAATGTVSGGASGVAASAPSEPDPILGRGPILGIGRPLSATALTPQATTERTREHRRQRTYRPTAALAEIIRTRDGTCRFPNCTSPATSCDIDHTVAFDHEFPDRGGLTVETNLACLCRTHHRLKTAGYWAVRQIGGGRLEWTDPTGNRTITHPCGPFTDPDLQPEPDLRDSLDDELRALLTDRATIRKLAYSPAEADLRYLLDAHGPRRRRSRSRLPGTEPPEPKPVIDPDQPPPF; encoded by the coding sequence ATGTTCGATAGGGGCATTCTCGCAGGCGCGGCGGACAGTGACCTGTCTGAGGTTCTGATAGAACATCATGCCCGGATCGCACGCGAAGAGTTCCGCGAGGTCGAGGCCGTGACCACCGTGTATGTGACGCGCTGCGGAGAGGACGCGCGGGCAGGGATCGGTGAGGCGCGGCAAGGTGAGTTCGCGCATGTGGAGATCGCGGGGATTCTGGGACTCACGGAGGTCACGGCTCGGTCGATGATCGGACTGGGGTGTGATCTGCGATGGCGGTTACACCGCGTGTCGGCGGAGTTCGCAGCGGGACGGATCGATCGGACGAAGGCGTATGCCGTGTCGGCGGCGTTGGCGAACGTCTCGGAGGACAAGCTCGCCGAGATCGAGCGTCGTCTACTCGATGGGGCTGGCCGATGCAGTACAACAGTGTTGAAGCAGCGGGCGCGTCGGTTGATTGCCCGGTTGGACCCCGAGGGGGCGCGGGAACGTCGGAAGTGGGCGGTAGCGGATCGGGATGTATGGGTGACCGCGGACGAGGACGGGACAGCAACCGTCGAGGGACGGGTCACGGCCGAGGGTGGCCGGGTCCTGGCCATGCGGTTGCGGTCGATGGCGTTGCAGGTGTGCGCGCACGATCCCCGCACGCCGGGGCAGCGGCGGGCCGATTCGCTGGTCGCTCTCGCGGCGGGCCACGAACGCCTTGATTGTTCCTGCGGCCGCGGGGATTGCACCGCTGGCCGGCGAGCTACCGCAGGCCACTGCGGCACGCCGGGGTCGGTCGGGTCGCCGGCGTCGGTCGGGTCGCCGGGAGCGCCAGGATCCGGTGATTCGGCAGCTGTCGGCGCGGGTGCGGTGACCGTGCTGGTCGGGGTAAATGCGTCGACGCTGCTCGGTCTCGACGACCTACCCGGCTATCTGTCCGGGCATGGACCCATCGATGCCGATCTGGCCCGTGAACTGGCCGCCGACGCTACCTGGAAGCAGGTCCTCACCCTCACCGATTCCGATCGGCGAGCACTCACCGCCGCACTCTCCGCCACTGGAGCCGCGACCACCGCCACTGAAACTGCTACCGCCGCCGCTACCGGCACGGTCAGTGGTGGAGCTAGTGGAGTTGCCGCTTCCGCTCCCTCCGAGCCCGACCCGATCCTCGGAAGGGGTCCGATCCTCGGAATCGGAAGGCCTCTATCTGCAACAGCACTCACCCCACAGGCCACCACCGAACGGACCCGGGAACACCGTCGGCAGCGCACCTACCGGCCCACCGCCGCACTGGCGGAGATCATCCGAACCAGGGACGGAACCTGCAGATTTCCCAACTGCACGTCACCCGCGACCAGCTGCGACATCGACCATACGGTCGCGTTCGATCACGAGTTTCCCGACCGCGGCGGCCTGACCGTCGAGACCAACCTCGCATGCCTGTGCCGCACCCATCACCGGCTCAAGACCGCCGGCTACTGGGCCGTCCGGCAGATCGGGGGCGGACGCCTGGAATGGACGGATCCGACCGGCAACCGGACGATCACCCACCCGTGTGGACCGTTCACCGACCCTGACCTTCAACCGGAACCCGACCTCCGCGACAGCCTCGACGACGAACTCCGCGCGCTACTCACCGACCGTGCCACGATCCGCAAACTCGCGTACTCGCCCGCGGAAGCCGACCTCCGCTACCTCCTCGACGCCCACGGACCCCGCCGACGCCGCTCCCGGTCACGGCTACCGGGAACCGAACCACCCGAACCGAAACCGGTCATCGACCCCGACCAACCACCACCGTTCTGA
- a CDS encoding CatB-related O-acetyltransferase yields MGLANWWSNVQSARRRDIDHAQKLGIATVGIATYGDPKILRFRYDKTRLVIGSYCSIAEETLIVLGGEHPIDEITTYPLRDRFGLPGAGEDRHPLCKGDIVIGSDVWIGARATILSGVTIGDGAIVGAGAVIAKDVPPYSIAVGNPARVVRKRYDDETIEALLEIRWWDWPEDKVVDNVELLSSREPSEFLARHRPTERLSS; encoded by the coding sequence ATGGGACTTGCGAATTGGTGGTCAAACGTACAATCAGCACGTCGCCGAGACATCGATCACGCGCAGAAACTCGGCATCGCGACCGTGGGGATCGCCACCTACGGCGACCCCAAGATCCTTCGCTTTCGATACGACAAGACACGTCTGGTGATCGGGTCCTACTGCTCGATCGCCGAGGAGACGCTGATCGTTCTCGGTGGTGAACATCCGATTGATGAGATCACCACCTACCCATTGCGCGACAGGTTCGGGCTTCCCGGCGCAGGTGAAGACCGTCATCCGCTATGCAAGGGCGACATCGTCATCGGCAGCGACGTGTGGATCGGTGCCCGAGCGACGATCCTCAGCGGTGTGACGATCGGAGACGGCGCGATCGTCGGTGCCGGTGCCGTGATCGCCAAGGACGTCCCGCCATACTCCATCGCAGTCGGGAATCCCGCGCGGGTCGTCAGGAAGCGCTACGACGACGAGACCATCGAGGCGCTTCTCGAGATCCGTTGGTGGGACTGGCCGGAGGACAAGGTCGTCGACAACGTCGAACTCCTCTCGTCTCGCGAACCATCCGAGTTCCTCGCACGGCACCGTCCGACAGAACGACTGAGCAGTTAG
- a CDS encoding NAD-dependent deacylase, with product MTALELDPAVVDVARAARRVVVFSGAGMSAESGVPTFRDAQTGLWERFDPTELATPEAWDRDSALVWAWYQWRTGLVRRVAPHAGHRAVAEWADRTRMTVVTQNVDDLHERAGSPTHTVAHLHGSLFAPRCRDCGAPFPSDGGVDVEPTGPLSPPECSSCRGQVRPGVVWFGESLPDDAWTRATAAAEDCDLMVVVGTSAMVYPAAGLPLRAARTGAAIVEINPEATGLSEHVHHTWRTTAAVGLPALVAAIGAAQ from the coding sequence ATGACCGCACTGGAACTCGATCCCGCAGTAGTCGATGTCGCGCGCGCAGCCCGACGGGTCGTCGTGTTCAGCGGTGCCGGGATGTCGGCGGAGAGCGGGGTCCCGACGTTCCGCGACGCGCAGACCGGCCTGTGGGAGCGCTTCGACCCGACCGAGCTGGCAACGCCCGAGGCATGGGACCGAGACAGCGCGCTGGTATGGGCCTGGTACCAGTGGCGGACGGGTCTGGTGCGTCGGGTCGCACCGCACGCAGGGCATCGCGCCGTCGCAGAGTGGGCCGACCGCACCCGAATGACCGTGGTGACACAGAACGTCGACGATCTCCATGAGCGAGCAGGAAGCCCCACACATACAGTCGCGCATCTGCACGGCAGCCTGTTCGCCCCACGATGCCGCGACTGCGGAGCACCGTTCCCCAGCGACGGTGGCGTCGATGTGGAGCCGACCGGGCCGCTGAGCCCGCCCGAATGCAGCAGCTGCAGGGGGCAGGTGCGGCCGGGCGTCGTGTGGTTCGGCGAGTCCCTGCCGGACGACGCGTGGACACGGGCAACCGCGGCAGCCGAGGACTGCGACCTGATGGTCGTCGTCGGTACGTCCGCGATGGTGTATCCAGCGGCAGGCCTGCCGCTGCGCGCCGCGCGGACCGGCGCTGCCATCGTCGAGATCAACCCCGAGGCAACCGGGCTGAGCGAGCACGTGCACCACACGTGGCGCACCACCGCGGCAGTGGGTTTACCGGCATTGGTCGCCGCCATCGGAGCCGCACAGTGA
- a CDS encoding ABC transporter ATP-binding protein yields MTDASTVSLAAVTKSFGTRQVLDGIDFSVAPGEFVSVIGPSGCGKSTVFGIVAGLERPDSGSVTAPVCAYMPQKDLLFPWRSILDNTALGLEVQGTPKKQARTRARELFPIFGLAGFEDARPQQLSGGMRQRAALLRTVVQDRPVMLLDEPFGALDSLTRTEMQTWLQDVWHRYRWTVLMITHDIREAVFLSDRVIVLSARPATVCHEVVVDLPRPRELSILTSPEFVAIEHDLIEVLHEESRRALAEQERMAKD; encoded by the coding sequence ATGACTGACGCGTCCACCGTCAGCCTGGCCGCGGTAACCAAATCATTCGGAACCCGCCAGGTACTGGACGGCATCGACTTCTCCGTCGCGCCGGGCGAATTCGTGTCCGTCATCGGCCCCAGCGGCTGCGGCAAGAGCACGGTGTTCGGTATCGTCGCAGGGCTCGAGAGGCCGGATTCGGGATCGGTGACGGCGCCGGTATGCGCCTACATGCCGCAGAAGGATCTACTGTTCCCGTGGCGCTCGATCCTCGACAACACCGCACTCGGGCTCGAGGTACAGGGGACCCCGAAGAAGCAGGCCCGAACCCGCGCTAGAGAACTCTTCCCGATCTTCGGGCTCGCGGGATTCGAGGATGCACGCCCACAACAACTTTCGGGCGGCATGCGCCAACGGGCGGCGCTGCTGCGCACCGTGGTCCAGGACCGGCCGGTAATGCTGCTCGACGAGCCGTTCGGCGCCCTCGATTCGCTCACGCGCACCGAAATGCAGACATGGCTACAGGATGTGTGGCATCGGTACCGCTGGACGGTACTGATGATCACGCACGACATCCGCGAGGCGGTGTTCCTGTCCGATCGCGTCATCGTGCTGTCCGCGCGGCCGGCGACCGTATGCCACGAGGTCGTCGTCGATCTTCCGCGCCCACGAGAACTCTCGATACTGACGTCGCCGGAGTTCGTCGCGATCGAGCACGACCTGATCGAGGTCTTGCACGAGGAATCGCGCCGAGCGCTGGCCGAGCAGGAACGGATGGCCAAGGACTGA
- a CDS encoding glycosyltransferase, which produces MAPQLVSVIIPAYNAVDLIDEQLEALATQDYPGEFEVVISDNGSTDGLREHLARHPVADRLNLRCVDSSDRQGSTHARNVGVSESTGEFLAFCEHDDRVHPGWLSAMVRAAAEFDAVGGSVETASINTPKVASWRIMPAPDEQFGATDFLPYAIGCNFGAWRSSLEKIGGFDESFNRGGEDIAVSWQLQLAGLTLGHAPDAVVAYRFRDTYKGTWKQMSAYGRNSVQVYLTFREHGQKRGSLKSLGLSLLGVVLLNPLVPRFIARVPRGLWVAQTAFLTGKLRASWRNRVLYV; this is translated from the coding sequence GTGGCTCCCCAACTCGTTTCAGTGATCATCCCGGCGTATAACGCTGTAGATCTCATCGACGAACAACTCGAGGCCCTCGCTACACAGGACTACCCGGGCGAATTCGAGGTGGTGATCAGCGACAACGGATCGACCGACGGGTTGCGCGAACACCTCGCCCGCCATCCCGTCGCGGATCGACTCAACCTGCGCTGCGTCGACAGTTCCGACCGCCAGGGTTCGACCCACGCGCGCAATGTCGGCGTCTCGGAGAGCACTGGCGAATTCCTCGCCTTCTGCGAACACGACGACCGCGTACACCCAGGCTGGCTGAGCGCGATGGTCCGCGCCGCAGCAGAGTTCGACGCTGTGGGCGGGTCCGTCGAGACCGCTTCCATCAATACACCGAAGGTAGCGTCGTGGCGGATCATGCCCGCACCCGACGAACAGTTCGGCGCGACCGACTTCCTCCCCTACGCGATCGGCTGCAACTTCGGCGCGTGGCGCTCGAGCCTGGAGAAGATCGGGGGGTTCGACGAGTCGTTCAACCGTGGTGGTGAAGATATCGCCGTCTCGTGGCAGCTCCAACTCGCCGGGCTCACGCTGGGACACGCGCCGGACGCTGTAGTCGCCTACAGATTCCGCGACACATACAAGGGCACTTGGAAGCAGATGTCCGCGTACGGCCGGAACTCGGTACAGGTCTATCTCACCTTCCGCGAACACGGGCAGAAGCGCGGATCGCTGAAGAGCCTCGGACTTTCATTGCTCGGCGTCGTGCTCCTCAACCCGCTCGTGCCGAGGTTCATTGCACGAGTTCCCCGAGGACTCTGGGTAGCTCAGACCGCCTTCCTCACCGGCAAGCTCCGCGCGTCGTGGAGGAACCGGGTTCTGTATGTCTGA
- a CDS encoding glycosyltransferase, which produces MSRMPELVSVVIPAYNARDVIDLQLEALAAQDYAGATEVVVGDNGSSDGLQEYLDTHALRERLSLRCVPAPEVQGASHARNVAVAAAQGDLLAFCDADDRAHPGWLSALVEAASQYDMVSGALENTSLNSPDVADRMVMQPPEQGFAFPGFLPFANGGTCAVWRSAFDQAGAWDESFTGAGEDVDLSWRVQLSGGTFGHAPRALMAYRMRCTYRELWNQSMTYGEADPRLFKQYRSRGYARNLLAFPVVFTLLLLRNPLLPRRVTRLSRGQWLIYAGRMVGRVRGSIRCRVYFL; this is translated from the coding sequence ATGTCTCGGATGCCGGAACTCGTGTCGGTCGTGATCCCGGCGTACAACGCGCGCGATGTCATCGACCTTCAGCTCGAGGCGCTCGCCGCGCAGGACTACGCTGGCGCGACAGAGGTTGTCGTCGGCGACAACGGTTCCTCTGATGGTTTGCAGGAGTACCTCGATACCCATGCTCTCCGCGAACGGCTCAGCCTCAGGTGTGTGCCGGCACCCGAGGTGCAGGGCGCCTCGCACGCCCGCAACGTGGCCGTGGCAGCAGCACAGGGTGATCTGCTCGCCTTCTGCGACGCCGACGACCGCGCGCATCCAGGGTGGCTGTCAGCGCTGGTGGAAGCCGCGTCGCAGTACGACATGGTCAGTGGTGCGCTGGAAAACACGTCGCTGAACAGTCCGGACGTTGCGGATCGGATGGTCATGCAGCCGCCCGAGCAGGGATTCGCGTTCCCGGGCTTCTTGCCATTCGCCAACGGGGGCACGTGTGCGGTCTGGCGGTCCGCGTTCGATCAGGCCGGAGCGTGGGACGAATCATTCACTGGTGCAGGGGAGGACGTCGACCTGTCGTGGCGGGTCCAGTTGAGCGGGGGGACGTTCGGCCACGCTCCGCGTGCGTTGATGGCCTATCGGATGCGGTGCACCTACCGCGAATTGTGGAACCAGAGCATGACTTACGGGGAGGCTGACCCGCGCCTGTTCAAGCAATACCGGAGTCGGGGATACGCTCGGAATCTCCTGGCCTTCCCCGTTGTTTTCACTCTCTTGCTGCTCCGGAATCCACTGCTTCCACGAAGGGTCACCCGGCTGTCGCGCGGCCAGTGGCTCATCTATGCCGGCCGCATGGTCGGACGAGTCCGGGGGAGTATTCGGTGTCGGGTCTACTTTCTCTGA
- a CDS encoding ABC transporter substrate-binding protein — MTTVSRLRRALATSAIVASALSILTGCGSSDESGNTIRFALDWTPNTNHTGLFVALQEGYFADAGLSVEVLPYNNTAPDTLVDAGNAEFGTSFQDSATFSRAAGAQTVSVMAPLQHWATGIGVKADRTDLARPKDLDGKTYAGFGDPGEGEILRQVIRNDGGTGDFKSVILGTSAYEAVYGGQADFTVSYFAWEGIEAARRGTPMRYFHYTDYGFPDAYAIVVNGNERWLTEHPEQARKFVQALQRGYQLAADDPDLGARALIDANPGAFSDEELVFESQRMLAADYMKDSSGRVGTQTREQWAGYSGFLFDNGLLSGPDGKPLTTEPDWSAYFTNEYLTAP, encoded by the coding sequence GTGACGACGGTATCGAGACTCCGCCGGGCCCTTGCCACCTCGGCAATCGTCGCGTCCGCCTTGAGTATCCTCACCGGCTGCGGCAGCAGCGACGAATCCGGCAACACCATCCGTTTTGCGCTGGACTGGACGCCCAATACGAATCACACCGGGCTGTTCGTCGCGCTGCAGGAGGGGTATTTCGCGGATGCGGGCCTCAGCGTGGAGGTGCTGCCCTACAACAACACCGCGCCCGACACGCTCGTCGATGCCGGCAACGCCGAATTCGGCACCAGCTTCCAGGATTCGGCCACGTTCTCCCGCGCGGCCGGGGCACAGACGGTCTCGGTGATGGCACCGCTGCAGCACTGGGCAACCGGTATCGGCGTCAAGGCCGATCGAACGGACCTTGCACGTCCCAAGGACCTGGACGGCAAGACCTACGCCGGATTCGGCGATCCCGGCGAAGGGGAGATTCTTCGTCAGGTGATCCGGAATGACGGCGGCACGGGAGATTTCAAGTCCGTCATCCTCGGAACCTCGGCCTACGAGGCCGTGTACGGCGGCCAGGCCGATTTCACGGTCTCGTACTTTGCGTGGGAGGGCATCGAAGCCGCGCGACGCGGCACCCCGATGCGCTACTTCCACTACACCGACTACGGCTTCCCGGACGCATATGCGATCGTCGTCAACGGCAACGAGAGGTGGCTGACCGAGCACCCCGAGCAGGCCCGCAAGTTCGTGCAGGCGCTGCAGCGCGGCTATCAGCTGGCCGCTGACGACCCCGACCTCGGCGCACGCGCCCTGATCGACGCGAATCCTGGTGCGTTCAGCGACGAGGAGCTGGTGTTCGAGAGCCAGCGGATGCTCGCCGCCGACTACATGAAGGACTCGTCCGGGCGGGTCGGCACGCAGACACGTGAGCAGTGGGCCGGTTACTCAGGCTTCCTGTTCGACAATGGGCTGCTCTCGGGTCCGGACGGCAAACCGCTCACCACCGAGCCCGACTGGTCGGCGTACTTCACCAATGAGTACCTCACAGCGCCCTGA